The genomic segment CTCGATGAGCAAGTCGCAGAGCGTCTACGTGACTATGCGTGCGGCGGCGGCACGGTCATCGCTCAGCGCCGCGCCGTGAAGTGGTGGGCCGAGCAGCCCGTGACGCGCCTCAAGGTGAGCGAACTGCCACCGGCTGGGACGCCGGCCAGCTACGCAGATCGCGCCGAGGTGCTCCAGCGCGAGCGCATCGCCGGGGCGATCCTCTCGGCGAAGATCGACCTCGGTCATCCCCTCGCCTTCGGCGTGCCCGATGAGCGGTTGCCGACCTTTCACAAGGGCGAGCTGCGCCTGCGTCGCGTCGCCGATCGGTTCGCCAACGTGGCCGTTTACGACGAAGAGGCGACCGTGATGTCTGGGTTCGTGTCCCCCGAGAACGCGAAGCGATTGGGGGGCAGCGCGGCGATCGTCGCGGAGCCGGTGGGGCGAGGTCGGTTGATCCTGTTTGCCGACGTACCCAACTTCCGCGCGTACTTCCACGGTACGGAGCGCGTCTACAGCAACGCCCTGTTCTTCGACTCGGCCATCGAGTTCGATCGGGAGATCGTGGACGAGGCCCAGCGGCGCTGTCGGCCGCCGGAAGACGATATGTCATAACGTTATCGCGCGAAGATTGGGCGTGTTTGCTGCACTGCTCTCGGCCTAGGCAGGGCTGGGTCGACCGCTCGTCAGGTCGGTGGGCCAAAGGGTGCGAAGAATTCGCCTATGGGGGCACTAACCAGAAGGACGGGGTAGTCGGATTCGTTCGCGATGTCCGTCTCCCCTACAGGAACAAGCAGGCTTGGCCGGGAATGGGCCTGCGCAGTTCGTCTGGATGGTCCGCCGCGCGCTCACACTTGGCACCCCGGTCAGCCAACCTTCGCGGGCGCGCGGACCCCCGGATCATCCAGGCGTTTTTTTGTCCGGTCTGGCGCTCCCCCCGCGCCGGACCTTTTTTTCGCCCTCCAGTTACTGCCGGCTCGGGCCCGCCGTCAGCGGGTCGATGTAGAGCACGGGCGATATGTGCGTGCGACCGTCGCTGTCGCGTGAGAGCAGCTGCACCGGCTCCGCCACGGGGCATTCCACGTTGTCCATGGCCCCGAATACGCCAGACGCGAGTGAGTCGAAGGGCAGCACGAAAGCATCGTTGCCGCACAGGAGCGTGATATCCGTGAAGTCCTCGAACAGGAGCGGATCGATCTCGTAGTAGAAGATGCCCGGGCTCATGAACTGAACGAAACAGTTAGGGCAGGGCAAGTCTCCAGGCTGTGGGTCCACCCAGGGCACGGCGTTGATGCCGTGGTACTGCTTGGAGATGCACGGGTTGGCGGGGATGCCTTCCAAGGGATCGTAGTGGGTGACGATGCCGTCGCAGTCCGGGTCCGTGAGCGTATCGGTGATCGTGGTGAAGTCCGTGTCAGGGGCGATGTCCTCCACCCCCGTCAGCGCCAGACGGACCGAGGTGGGACAGGTGAGGTAAGGCCCCGTGCAGTTGCCATCGCGCACGCATTCGATGGTGGCGCAGAGGCTGACCCGTTGCACGGTCGGCACCGGGGACGGACAGGCGTTCGCGCCGCCCCCTCGGCCGTCCAGACAAAAATCAGCTTCACGCCCGAGGTCGGTACCCGATGCGGCGATGTTGTCCAGCAGCGTCCGGGTGCGCAGCGCGTTCTCGAAGCGCCAGCCGACGGCCGCTGCCGCGGAGACGACGGCACTCGCCACGGACGTGCCCGTGAGGGTGACTGTGGGCGTGTTCGGGATCGCCAGCGATTCGGTGGCAGCGTGGTCGGCGAAGGCGACCAGGGTGGGTTCGCCGCCATTGGGGCGACCGTTGAAGATGATCGAGTTGTCTACGCGCACACCGCCGGTAGCCACTACCAGGGGGCGGTTGTTGGCCATGAAGGCCTGCGTAGGGAATGCCCAACGCGGGACGTAGGCGGTGGATTCGACGAGCTGCACCCGGCACTGGATGAAGCTCGGGGCACG from the Pseudomonadota bacterium genome contains:
- a CDS encoding S8/S53 family peptidase, which encodes MAAPEDPPINTGEARILWRWVGTSTNPGQPCPPATGWEVERLFEDPELPVPPPGLARYCVYELPDDVPFTAELRGNLQARVGDGSLSAIEPDQMVLSAEAEGQLPQRLFRQLSEHFLREAGQTVDPVDYPDGPNTVRLTLLDTQPTGVDPEQFTQYTSAHGYTLATLIERMICNGTADDCAADVRTRLTLGNVCFDQRTKDSACRNGLNGGWFGAQTDLARAIRNEVREWTAQTNPGVGDEQQHLILNLSLGWNRRFGGNQGFPAMPLAVASVYSALQDASCRGALVFAAAGNQHGGPDEPGGPMYPAAWEQQRAPSFIQCRVQLVESTAYVPRWAFPTQAFMANNRPLVVATGGVRVDNSIIFNGRPNGGEPTLVAFADHAATESLAIPNTPTVTLTGTSVASAVVSAAAAVGWRFENALRTRTLLDNIAASGTDLGREADFCLDGRGGGANACPSPVPTVQRVSLCATIECVRDGNCTGPYLTCPTSVRLALTGVEDIAPDTDFTTITDTLTDPDCDGIVTHYDPLEGIPANPCISKQYHGINAVPWVDPQPGDLPCPNCFVQFMSPGIFYYEIDPLLFEDFTDITLLCGNDAFVLPFDSLASGVFGAMDNVECPVAEPVQLLSRDSDGRTHISPVLYIDPLTAGPSRQ